In Sphaeramia orbicularis chromosome 15, fSphaOr1.1, whole genome shotgun sequence, a single genomic region encodes these proteins:
- the tlx1 gene encoding LOW QUALITY PROTEIN: T-cell leukemia homeobox protein 1 (The sequence of the model RefSeq protein was modified relative to this genomic sequence to represent the inferred CDS: deleted 1 base in 1 codon), with protein MDHIGILGTHLQGHTHVEPISFGIDQILSNVEQSCMMGARMHEPDYGHPTYGNGTNGSVNGGGFTCGNAVYNGTANTCGVSSLGGAYINMGVNMNGTNMNSAGVIRVPAHRPLSGGNPSGPSVSGTFNNLTALTFPWMESNRRYTKDRFTVSLSPLTVTRRVGHPYQNRTPPKKKKPRTSFTRLQICELEKRFHRQKYLASAERAALAKALKMTDAQVKTWFQNRRTKWRRQTAEEREAERQQANRILMQLQQEAFQKTINQPVTPDPLCLQNSSLFALQNLQPWTENTAKISSVSACD; from the exons ATGGACCACATAGGAATCCTGGGCACGCATCTGCAGGGACACACGCACGTGGAGCCGATCAGCTTCGGGATCGATCAGATTCTTAGTAACGTGGAGCAGAGCTGCATGATGGGCGCAAGGATGCACGAGCCCGACTATGGACACCCAACCTATGGTAACGGCACGAACGGTTCGGTGAACGGTGGGGGTTTCACGTGCGGAAATGCGGTGTATAACGGCACCGCCAACACATGCGGGGTCTCATCTCTTGGCGGGGCTTACATCAATATGGGTGTTAATATGAACGGGACTAACATGAACTCTGCTGGGGTCATCCGGGTCCCCGCGCACCGGCCCCTGAGTGGCGGTAACCCCTCCGGTCCATCGGTAAGTGGGACCTTTAATAACCTGACCGCACTGACGTTCCCGTGGATGGAGAGCAACAGACGGTACACCAAAGACCGGTTCACAG TGTCTCTCTCACCCCTCACTGTGACGCGTCGTGTAGGTCACCCCTACCAGAACAGGACT CCCCCCAAAAAGAAGAAGCCGCGGACATCCTTCACCCGGCTGCAGATCTGTGAGCTGGAGAAACGTTTCCACCGGCAGAAGTACCTGGCGTCGGCGGAGAGGGCCGCGTTGGCCAAAGCCCTGAAGATGACCGACGCTCAGGTCAAAACCTGGTTCCAGAACAGACGAACCAAATGGAG GAGGCAGACGGCGGAGGAGCGCGAGGCGGAGCGGCAGCAGGCGAACCGGATCCTGATGCAGCTGCAGCAGGAGGCCTTCCAGAAGACCATCAACCAGCCGGTGACCCCAGACCCACTGTGCCTCCAAAACAGCTCTCTGTTCGCCCTGCAGAACCTCCAGCCGTGGACGGAAAACACCGCCAAGATAAGCAGCGTCTCTGCCTGCGACTAG
- the sdhaf4 gene encoding succinate dehydrogenase assembly factor 4, mitochondrial isoform X2, whose protein sequence is MSLLRFNASLNKYVSKSVSVDFIFKGLSRAASGAGKDREPLKKPKTPQGRLDNTEEKSGDVLEKFPDDVNPVTKEKGGPRGPEPTRYGDWERKGRCVDF, encoded by the exons ATGTCTCTGCTGCGGTTTAATGCTTCACTGAACAAATATGTGTCAAAGAGCGTTTCTGTGGACTTCATTTTTAAAGGTTTG TCAAGGGCAGCTAGCGGAGCCGGTAAGGACCGGGAGCCTCTGAAGAAGCCTAAAACCCCACAGGGTCGACTTGACAACACAGAAGAGAAGAGTGGAGACGTTCTTGAAA AGTTCCCTGACGATGTGAATCCTGTAACAAAGGAAAAAGGGGGGCCCCGGGGCCCGGAGCCTACCCGCTATGGAGACTGGGAAAGAAAAGGCCGCTGTGTCGACTTCTAG
- the sdhaf4 gene encoding succinate dehydrogenase assembly factor 4, mitochondrial isoform X1, giving the protein MSLLRFNASLNKYVSKSVSVDFIFKGFSRAASGAGKDREPLKKPKTPQGRLDNTEEKSGDVLEKFPDDVNPVTKEKGGPRGPEPTRYGDWERKGRCVDF; this is encoded by the exons ATGTCTCTGCTGCGGTTTAATGCTTCACTGAACAAATATGTGTCAAAGAGCGTTTCTGTGGACTTCATTTTTAAAG GCTTTTCAAGGGCAGCTAGCGGAGCCGGTAAGGACCGGGAGCCTCTGAAGAAGCCTAAAACCCCACAGGGTCGACTTGACAACACAGAAGAGAAGAGTGGAGACGTTCTTGAAA AGTTCCCTGACGATGTGAATCCTGTAACAAAGGAAAAAGGGGGGCCCCGGGGCCCGGAGCCTACCCGCTATGGAGACTGGGAAAGAAAAGGCCGCTGTGTCGACTTCTAG